The following proteins come from a genomic window of Bremerella cremea:
- a CDS encoding cation:proton antiporter, whose translation MSFFNIAGILVTLAAAFAFINHKLLKLPTTVGLMLLAMLHAVVLLLIDWIVPEAGALAAVETLVGSIDFDQTLMQGMLGYLLFAGALHVDLNDLKQQSAAIVLLATVGVLTTTFIVGGLTYVITGWLGIEVSFIYCLIFGSIVAPTDPIAVLGIVKSLGAPKPLETKIAGESLFNDGVGVVVFIALLGIAGLGHQQGESPEDLVHKDASNHVIDLGEEDLGKQPNVESDAPTVRPDATTDVAQSEGEHSPDVQKHTEKAETTAMDVAKLFALEAGGGLALGFVLGVLAFALMRTIDHYATEILLSLAVVTGGYALAMQLHLSGPLAMVVAGLILGNHGRTLAMSDKTREDLDTFWELVDELLNAVLFVLIGLEVLVLSFKVPYLVAGAMAIPAALLARFLSVGIVLNALKKVTNREFTPHAIKVLTWGGLRGGISVALALSLQEEIHAQQSQYDNIGELVLTMTYVVVAFSILVGGLTMGPMLRRLGLAGQGKVDAH comes from the coding sequence ATGAGCTTCTTCAACATTGCCGGTATCCTCGTTACCCTTGCAGCCGCCTTCGCGTTCATCAACCACAAACTGCTCAAGCTGCCGACAACGGTAGGCTTGATGCTGCTGGCCATGCTGCACGCGGTCGTCCTGCTGCTGATTGATTGGATCGTACCCGAGGCGGGCGCGCTCGCTGCGGTCGAGACGCTCGTTGGCTCGATCGACTTCGACCAGACGCTAATGCAGGGCATGCTTGGCTACCTGCTCTTTGCCGGGGCGTTGCATGTCGATCTCAACGACCTCAAGCAACAATCTGCGGCGATCGTTCTGCTCGCGACCGTCGGCGTCCTTACCACGACGTTCATTGTCGGCGGGCTCACCTACGTCATTACCGGCTGGCTCGGTATCGAGGTCAGCTTTATCTACTGCCTGATCTTCGGCTCGATCGTCGCCCCAACCGACCCGATCGCGGTTTTGGGGATCGTCAAGAGCCTCGGTGCCCCCAAGCCGCTAGAGACCAAGATCGCGGGCGAGTCGCTGTTTAACGATGGCGTGGGCGTGGTGGTGTTTATCGCGCTGCTAGGCATCGCCGGGTTGGGCCACCAGCAGGGGGAATCGCCTGAAGACTTAGTGCACAAGGATGCGTCCAATCACGTGATTGACCTGGGCGAAGAAGATTTGGGCAAACAACCCAACGTCGAAAGCGATGCCCCGACCGTCAGGCCTGACGCCACAACGGATGTGGCACAGTCCGAAGGCGAACATTCGCCCGATGTTCAAAAACACACCGAGAAGGCAGAGACGACCGCCATGGATGTCGCCAAGCTCTTCGCCCTTGAAGCTGGCGGCGGGCTTGCCCTGGGCTTCGTGCTGGGGGTGCTCGCGTTCGCCCTGATGCGAACCATTGACCACTATGCAACCGAGATTTTGCTTTCGCTGGCAGTGGTGACCGGCGGGTATGCCCTGGCGATGCAGCTGCACCTGTCTGGGCCATTGGCGATGGTGGTCGCGGGGCTGATCCTGGGTAACCATGGCCGAACGCTGGCGATGTCCGACAAAACGCGCGAAGACCTGGACACGTTCTGGGAATTGGTCGACGAACTGCTGAACGCGGTACTATTTGTGCTGATCGGGCTGGAGGTCTTGGTGCTCTCGTTCAAGGTGCCGTATCTGGTGGCCGGGGCCATGGCGATCCCCGCCGCGCTGCTGGCGAGGTTCCTGTCCGTCGGCATCGTGCTGAACGCGTTGAAGAAGGTGACCAACCGAGAATTCACGCCGCACGCGATTAAGGTCTTAACGTGGGGCGGCCTGCGTGGCGGGATCAGTGTGGCCCTCGCGTTATCGCTCCAGGAAGAGATCCACGCCCAGCAATCACAGTACGACAACATCGGCGAACTCGTCCTGACGATGACCTACGTCGTCGTCGCCTTCTCAATCCTCGTCGGCGGGCTAACCATGGGCCCAATGCTCCGCCGGCTGGGTCTCGCAGGGCAAGGCAAAGTAGATGCCCACTAA
- a CDS encoding ABC transporter substrate-binding protein, translated as MFLSRYATRITIARLVLGLALGLSALACSPAYAADEKPKAEPEIPADMKKPLVERDPYDLITVKAGDKIEQHRIKPLQFEGGRPPANPTGAFQVELLEFPGRKFQISWKSIQRYQTFPQLLMEDANAKLKAKEFDAVFAYLQRMKGEYPGYPGIEQILEQLLIQNALERYNAGALDEALGMLEEAHKRFPNRGNTLTSIQSVAQRLVQSEIDAKQWASARLLMKRFEDSYGAAFAAPVKRWRAELAGLAEAQLENARQQEQKNDLRQALKLTELALAIDPTLPEAPERLADLVRRYPQVRIATLAPGEATPPHATLTATGRRNKRLSYRDLCEIVGYGPEGGEYISPYGSVLRPIDRFELSIVLRDRLTSITGFDLARQLEDPASQQDPILANLTPLIENLAVQEIRELNMRMRIPHVRPEALLGFVPRKNDFGTFPIPPNGPYRPLKVKEGQAFVPTEETKAASKQSPSEILLMPFQSSDDALTALRNGEVHMIDHLDPSIAKRMSAETPEGLVVDYYRAPTMHLLIPNLNHPYLKNRDFRRGLLYGIDRQEILNSRLLGGLDVDGCRTLSGPIPSGVSPDDPVSYGYDISIEPRKYEPVMSVTLRRLAEIQMKKEAEEDMQEMPKLEKLVIGHPNSEVSRQTCLALVQYYKRLALPVELKVVSPEETDPEKAGVDLLYVEVQIAEPLVDIPRLFQTYVPEAQQTQYFQLALRQLGDARTWQEVRERFWSFHRLAHDDLLIIPLFQMRDYFVYRRSLGGVGYQPMSLFQQVERWNIAPVLDMVQN; from the coding sequence GTGTTTTTATCTCGATACGCAACCCGCATCACGATCGCTCGCTTGGTACTCGGCTTAGCGCTGGGCTTGTCGGCTCTTGCTTGCTCGCCGGCGTATGCCGCCGACGAAAAGCCAAAGGCCGAGCCGGAAATCCCGGCCGACATGAAGAAACCACTCGTCGAGCGGGACCCCTACGATCTGATCACCGTCAAAGCGGGCGACAAGATCGAGCAGCATCGGATTAAACCGCTTCAATTCGAAGGCGGAAGGCCGCCAGCCAACCCGACCGGCGCCTTTCAAGTCGAGTTGCTCGAGTTCCCAGGACGCAAGTTTCAAATCTCGTGGAAGTCGATACAGCGTTACCAAACGTTCCCGCAACTCCTTATGGAAGACGCCAACGCCAAGTTGAAAGCGAAAGAATTCGACGCGGTGTTCGCCTACTTGCAGCGGATGAAGGGGGAATATCCTGGCTATCCCGGCATCGAGCAGATTCTCGAACAACTGCTTATTCAAAACGCGCTCGAGCGCTACAACGCCGGCGCGCTTGACGAAGCACTCGGGATGCTGGAAGAGGCGCACAAGCGGTTTCCCAACCGAGGCAACACGCTCACTTCCATTCAAAGCGTGGCGCAGCGATTGGTTCAATCCGAAATCGACGCCAAGCAGTGGGCTTCGGCCCGGCTGTTGATGAAACGCTTCGAGGATAGCTACGGGGCGGCGTTCGCGGCGCCGGTGAAACGATGGCGGGCCGAACTGGCCGGGCTGGCCGAAGCCCAACTCGAGAACGCTCGTCAGCAAGAGCAGAAAAACGACCTACGTCAGGCGCTCAAACTGACAGAACTGGCCCTGGCCATCGATCCGACCTTGCCGGAAGCTCCGGAAAGACTGGCCGATCTCGTTCGGCGTTACCCTCAGGTTCGTATCGCCACCCTGGCCCCCGGCGAAGCAACCCCGCCACACGCCACGTTAACCGCCACTGGGCGGCGGAACAAACGGTTGAGCTATCGCGATCTGTGCGAGATTGTCGGCTACGGGCCAGAAGGTGGCGAATACATCTCCCCCTACGGATCGGTGTTGCGTCCGATTGATCGCTTCGAGCTTTCGATCGTGCTGCGTGACCGGCTGACATCGATCACCGGTTTCGATTTGGCTCGGCAGTTGGAAGATCCTGCTTCGCAGCAAGACCCGATTCTGGCGAACCTGACACCGCTGATTGAAAATTTGGCCGTCCAAGAGATTCGCGAATTGAACATGCGCATGCGAATACCGCACGTCCGTCCCGAAGCGCTGCTGGGCTTCGTCCCGCGTAAGAACGATTTCGGCACGTTTCCGATTCCTCCCAATGGCCCCTACCGCCCATTGAAAGTGAAAGAAGGCCAGGCTTTTGTCCCTACGGAAGAGACCAAAGCCGCCTCGAAGCAGTCTCCCAGCGAGATTTTGCTGATGCCGTTTCAATCGTCCGACGATGCCCTTACCGCCTTGCGAAACGGCGAGGTTCACATGATCGACCACCTGGACCCTTCCATCGCGAAACGGATGTCGGCCGAAACGCCAGAGGGCCTGGTCGTCGATTACTATCGTGCTCCGACGATGCACCTGCTGATTCCGAATTTGAATCATCCGTACCTAAAGAACCGCGATTTCCGCCGCGGGCTGTTGTACGGGATAGACCGGCAAGAGATTCTCAACTCGCGCCTGTTAGGTGGCCTCGACGTCGATGGCTGTCGCACCCTCAGTGGGCCGATTCCCAGCGGGGTGAGCCCCGACGATCCGGTCTCTTACGGGTACGACATTTCAATCGAGCCACGTAAGTACGAACCGGTGATGAGCGTCACGCTCCGCCGCTTGGCTGAGATTCAAATGAAGAAGGAAGCCGAAGAAGACATGCAAGAGATGCCGAAGCTAGAGAAGCTGGTGATCGGCCATCCCAATTCCGAAGTGTCGCGGCAAACGTGCCTGGCGTTAGTGCAGTATTACAAGCGTCTGGCGTTGCCGGTCGAGTTAAAAGTGGTAAGCCCGGAAGAAACCGACCCTGAAAAAGCAGGCGTCGATCTGTTGTACGTCGAAGTTCAAATCGCCGAACCGCTGGTCGACATTCCGCGGCTGTTTCAAACCTACGTGCCGGAAGCTCAGCAGACGCAATACTTCCAGTTGGCACTGCGGCAGCTTGGCGACGCACGGACCTGGCAGGAAGTTCGCGAACGGTTTTGGTCGTTCCACCGCCTGGCCCATGACGATCTGCTGATTATTCCGCTGTTTCAAATGCGTGATTACTTTGTTTACCGACGCTCGCTTGGGGGCGTGGGGTATCAACCGATGAGTCTGTTTCAGCAAGTCGAACGTTGGAACATCGCCCCTGTTTTAGACATGGTTCAGAATTGA
- a CDS encoding WD40 repeat domain-containing protein: MKAFFQLPCLGLFLALALGTSQLRAEETTEELTAMIDRLSQRVPAPAFHVASTFQTPARHGELLDLSIDGSRMVLMQADKKLSTWDVDQGKKLAEFAAKDDAIDGILKISRDGKWVAFASGQKWVQLWEVDSGKLVHTFDEIPWKIDDLGFSQDGELVYASGTQKQLWIAKRDGEVVQHQSEPVLEEEHRVRVCNFGQDRWATVVEHEDTKTLDLTWETPEGNGQAELPRRNPPNIAGGLGFFCVYSGNEFFLAPMTFGDPFHSITLQYIRDLRISSVENSNQADYIWMSTWSGAEIRGSWRPSRVGQMIVPRNYDFQVLLIPAPNSKRMISHEPNGQTTVYALDEGAEIRPSAYRTQTLLGSVMQNKRYDAIEAIGKVWENRNMPITEDKFSTAYSELVHIVREFRDVPRNDEEQAAWLAELVEKYPENDVFRLALASKYQSIGTAARGTGYAYKVTPEGWDTLEKYIQKSWETIEPMLEREHVPPETFVEVIFIARYQGWSNERLQPYLDRALEESPTYARIWKQAGYSSLPRWGGAPGDTEALAAKVADQVGGTEGDIIYAEVARQVNTFFDWQELVDEVGFDQDRLMRGMVALCERSPDTFLENYSLIVARQFDDHAAAHKIATLWKERNHTYVHRLWKWDLDKVNSTLAWALADEPPMPAEVNEEEPSQEKEAPAENP, from the coding sequence ATGAAAGCGTTTTTCCAACTTCCTTGCCTAGGGTTGTTTTTGGCGCTCGCGCTTGGCACCAGCCAACTCCGTGCCGAGGAAACCACGGAAGAACTGACCGCGATGATCGATCGCCTTTCGCAGCGGGTACCTGCTCCGGCGTTTCATGTCGCAAGCACCTTTCAAACGCCAGCCCGGCATGGGGAATTGTTAGACCTCTCGATCGACGGCTCGCGAATGGTTTTGATGCAGGCCGATAAGAAGCTTTCGACCTGGGACGTTGACCAAGGGAAGAAGCTGGCCGAGTTTGCGGCGAAGGATGACGCGATCGATGGGATTTTGAAGATCTCGCGCGACGGCAAGTGGGTGGCGTTTGCCAGTGGGCAGAAGTGGGTTCAGCTATGGGAAGTCGATTCTGGCAAGCTAGTCCATACGTTTGACGAGATTCCCTGGAAGATCGACGACCTGGGGTTCTCGCAAGATGGCGAACTGGTGTATGCCTCTGGAACGCAGAAACAACTTTGGATCGCCAAACGTGACGGCGAAGTCGTCCAGCATCAGTCGGAACCGGTGCTGGAAGAAGAACATCGCGTCCGGGTTTGTAACTTCGGCCAAGACCGCTGGGCGACCGTGGTTGAACACGAAGATACCAAAACCCTCGACCTGACCTGGGAAACGCCGGAAGGAAACGGCCAGGCCGAACTGCCGCGCCGCAACCCTCCTAATATTGCCGGAGGTTTGGGTTTCTTTTGTGTTTACAGCGGCAACGAGTTCTTCCTCGCCCCGATGACGTTCGGCGACCCGTTTCACTCTATCACCCTGCAGTACATTCGAGACTTGCGGATCAGTTCCGTCGAGAACAGTAATCAGGCCGATTACATTTGGATGTCGACTTGGAGCGGGGCCGAAATCCGTGGTTCGTGGCGACCAAGCCGCGTCGGCCAGATGATTGTGCCACGCAACTACGATTTTCAGGTCCTGCTCATCCCGGCCCCTAACAGCAAACGGATGATCAGTCACGAACCCAACGGCCAGACCACCGTTTACGCGCTGGACGAAGGAGCCGAGATTCGCCCCTCCGCTTATCGCACGCAAACCCTACTCGGTTCGGTAATGCAGAATAAGCGTTACGACGCCATCGAAGCGATCGGCAAAGTTTGGGAGAACCGCAATATGCCGATCACCGAAGACAAATTTTCGACCGCCTACTCCGAACTGGTTCACATCGTTCGCGAGTTTCGTGACGTCCCCCGCAACGATGAAGAGCAAGCCGCCTGGCTGGCGGAGCTTGTCGAGAAGTATCCCGAGAACGACGTCTTTCGCCTGGCCCTGGCCAGCAAGTATCAATCGATCGGTACGGCCGCACGCGGCACCGGCTACGCCTATAAGGTAACCCCTGAAGGCTGGGACACGCTCGAAAAATACATCCAGAAAAGCTGGGAAACCATCGAACCAATGCTGGAACGCGAACACGTTCCGCCGGAAACATTCGTCGAAGTGATCTTCATTGCCCGCTATCAAGGCTGGAGCAACGAACGGCTTCAGCCGTATCTCGATCGGGCCCTGGAAGAATCTCCGACCTACGCTCGCATTTGGAAACAGGCCGGCTACTCTAGCTTGCCGCGGTGGGGTGGCGCACCAGGAGACACCGAAGCCCTCGCCGCCAAAGTTGCCGATCAAGTCGGAGGCACCGAAGGAGACATCATCTATGCCGAGGTCGCCCGGCAGGTGAACACTTTTTTTGATTGGCAGGAACTCGTCGACGAAGTTGGCTTCGACCAAGATCGCTTGATGCGCGGCATGGTTGCCCTCTGCGAGCGATCCCCTGACACGTTCCTCGAAAACTACTCTTTGATCGTGGCTCGCCAGTTCGACGATCACGCCGCCGCGCACAAGATCGCCACGCTTTGGAAAGAGCGCAATCACACCTACGTTCATCGCCTGTGGAAATGGGACCTGGACAAAGTCAACTCGACGCTGGCCTGGGCCTTGGCAGACGAGCCGCCGATGCCGGCCGAAGTGAACGAGGAAGAGCCTTCCCAAGAGAAAGAGGCCCCCGCAGAGAACCCGTAA